A window from Shewanella livingstonensis encodes these proteins:
- the aroK gene encoding shikimate kinase AroK, with the protein MAEKRNIFLVGPMGAGKSTIGRHLAQMLHLDFHDSDHEIEQRTGADIAWVFDVEGEEGFRRREEQVIGDLSERQGIVLATGGGSVQSKDIRNYLSARGIVVYLETTIDKQVARTQRDKRRPLLQVDDPREVLESLAEIRNPLYEEIADVIVKTDEQSAKIVANQIIEQLGF; encoded by the coding sequence ATGGCTGAAAAACGCAATATTTTTCTGGTAGGCCCTATGGGCGCAGGTAAAAGCACAATTGGTCGCCATCTGGCGCAAATGCTGCATTTAGATTTCCACGATTCAGATCACGAGATTGAACAACGTACTGGTGCAGATATTGCCTGGGTGTTTGATGTCGAAGGTGAGGAGGGCTTCCGTAGACGTGAAGAACAAGTCATTGGTGATCTTTCAGAAAGGCAAGGTATCGTTCTCGCGACAGGTGGTGGTTCTGTTCAGAGTAAAGATATCCGCAATTATCTTTCTGCTCGAGGTATAGTGGTTTACTTAGAAACAACAATCGACAAACAAGTTGCGCGTACTCAGCGCGATAAACGTCGTCCGTTGTTACAAGTAGATGATCCACGTGAAGTGCTTGAAAGTTTAGCGGAGATCCGTAATCCTTTATATGAGGAAATTGCGGATGTTATCGTTAAGACTGATGAGCAAAGCGCGAAGATCGTCGCAAACCAAATTATCGAGCAACTTGGCTTTTAG
- the aroB gene encoding 3-dehydroquinate synthase has product MQQIQVQLGDRSYPIYIGQNLMNDSELFARYLTNKKALIVSNDTIAPLYLQQIQQAMSACARIETVILPDGEKFKDLQHLDYIFTGLLEHNFARDSVLVALGGGVVGDMTGFAAACYQRGIDFIQVPTTLLSQVDSSVGGKTAVNHPLGKNMIGAFYQPKSVIIDTLCLQTLPANEFAAGMAEVIKYGIIWDVEFFQWLEANVDALKSLQIDALNYAIAKCCQIKADVVAQDETEQGVRALLNLGHTFGHAIEAEMGYGVWLHGEAVAAGTVLAAQTAYKLNLLDEQSVERICRLMQAFDLPITAPESMGFEHFIKHMRRDKKVLGGKIRLVLPTKIGKADVFSDVSEDLLKQVINCE; this is encoded by the coding sequence ATGCAGCAGATTCAGGTTCAATTAGGTGATAGAAGTTACCCCATTTATATTGGCCAGAATTTGATGAATGATAGCGAGTTATTTGCTCGCTACCTAACAAACAAAAAAGCCTTAATTGTTTCAAATGACACCATTGCTCCGTTGTATCTTCAACAGATACAACAAGCGATGAGCGCTTGCGCGCGCATTGAAACCGTTATTTTGCCGGATGGCGAAAAATTTAAAGACTTACAACATCTAGATTATATTTTTACAGGATTACTTGAGCATAATTTTGCTCGAGATTCAGTATTAGTAGCGCTAGGTGGTGGTGTTGTTGGTGATATGACTGGTTTCGCGGCAGCGTGTTATCAGCGTGGAATTGATTTTATTCAAGTACCAACGACATTACTGTCCCAAGTTGATTCTTCTGTTGGTGGTAAAACGGCAGTCAATCATCCACTTGGGAAAAATATGATTGGTGCATTCTATCAACCTAAGTCAGTGATTATCGATACGCTTTGCTTACAGACATTACCCGCAAACGAGTTTGCAGCAGGTATGGCTGAGGTGATTAAGTACGGTATTATTTGGGATGTAGAATTTTTCCAATGGCTTGAGGCTAATGTTGATGCATTAAAGTCGCTTCAGATAGATGCGTTAAACTATGCCATTGCAAAATGTTGCCAGATTAAAGCTGATGTTGTCGCACAAGATGAAACTGAACAAGGTGTAAGAGCGTTATTAAACCTTGGGCATACTTTTGGGCATGCTATCGAAGCTGAAATGGGCTACGGTGTTTGGTTACATGGTGAAGCTGTTGCTGCTGGTACCGTTCTTGCGGCTCAAACAGCATATAAGCTAAATCTATTAGATGAGCAAAGTGTCGAGCGTATTTGCCGATTGATGCAAGCGTTTGATTTACCTATAACGGCTCCAGAGTCGATGGGGTTTGAACATTTTATTAAGCATATGCGCCGCGATAAAAAAGTGTTAGGTGGTAAAATTCGCTTAGTATTACCTACAAAAATAGGCAAAGCTGATGTCTTTAGTGATGTGAGTGAAGACTTATTGAAACAGGTTATAAACTGCGAATAA
- a CDS encoding ATP-binding protein, with the protein MTTPGLLLLPTQESLIQRLQHIASYSEQLLVICGDNGSGKSTLTAALASELDDYNSALIICPQHADSAEIRRKILVQLISAPIFDDERPLMDTVLRIQSSLKKPLHIIIDDADLLPKDIWAECILLSQIHCAGKPVAVTVTVTPRFWHTLVADLTDDTRARLLPVTIEPLSVPERDGLYQSLLLRSQQTPFIPREIIHKQLEKQQGTPAEVVKLLALALEAPQTERTSWSLSVKVLIVSVAILASVALWWGISSQLPPPISTISSPTLTAEQSTVRAKAKQYIIDYANNTLATYFARRQLVLTKSSANKQANLLIEQQIAIDSSLVELEATEVIENMSADNHIDVVVNSSLKGLSFQGNLPKAQVKMVNKPNDIVERDNTPNQKVKGFTLQLASVNDKDSLTPILVKLVQEPQVYIMSYKQRYVILLGDFETASTASSKAKSLQKEYGLAAPWVRKWADLSDYKRQD; encoded by the coding sequence TTGACGACTCCAGGGCTATTGTTACTCCCCACTCAAGAATCGCTGATTCAGCGTTTACAGCATATTGCTAGTTATAGCGAGCAGTTGTTGGTTATTTGTGGTGATAACGGTTCAGGTAAGTCTACACTGACAGCCGCTTTAGCAAGTGAGTTAGACGACTATAATTCAGCGTTAATTATTTGTCCTCAACATGCCGATAGTGCTGAAATTCGTCGAAAAATTCTAGTCCAACTAATTTCTGCACCCATTTTTGATGATGAACGTCCTTTAATGGACACCGTTCTTAGAATTCAATCCAGTTTAAAAAAGCCATTGCACATCATTATTGATGATGCTGATTTATTGCCTAAAGATATTTGGGCAGAATGCATCTTACTGAGTCAAATTCATTGTGCTGGTAAACCTGTGGCTGTCACTGTAACCGTTACTCCTCGATTTTGGCATACTTTAGTGGCTGACTTAACTGATGACACTCGAGCTAGATTACTCCCTGTTACGATTGAACCCTTATCGGTACCCGAGCGCGATGGTCTTTATCAGAGCTTATTACTTCGGAGTCAGCAAACACCGTTTATTCCGCGTGAGATTATCCATAAGCAATTAGAGAAACAACAGGGTACACCGGCTGAAGTGGTTAAACTATTAGCGTTGGCATTAGAAGCGCCACAAACTGAAAGGACATCTTGGTCACTGTCGGTTAAAGTGTTAATTGTTTCTGTCGCCATATTGGCAAGTGTGGCACTGTGGTGGGGGATTAGTAGCCAATTGCCGCCGCCTATTTCAACCATATCTTCCCCAACATTAACCGCCGAGCAGTCCACTGTACGTGCTAAAGCAAAACAATATATTATCGATTATGCAAATAATACGTTGGCGACTTACTTTGCTCGAAGGCAGTTGGTATTAACTAAATCGAGTGCTAATAAACAAGCAAACTTACTCATTGAGCAGCAAATAGCTATCGACAGTTCACTTGTTGAACTTGAGGCTACTGAAGTTATCGAGAACATGTCTGCCGATAATCATATTGATGTGGTGGTTAACTCATCATTAAAAGGATTATCTTTTCAAGGTAACTTACCTAAAGCACAAGTTAAAATGGTCAATAAGCCGAATGATATTGTTGAGCGTGATAATACCCCTAACCAAAAGGTGAAAGGGTTTACGCTGCAACTCGCTAGTGTGAATGACAAAGACTCACTTACGCCTATTTTAGTTAAACTAGTACAAGAGCCACAAGTTTATATTATGAGCTATAAGCAACGCTACGTTATATTGCTGGGTGATTTTGAAACGGCTTCTACAGCTAGCTCAAAAGCTAAAAGTCTCCAGAAAGAATATGGATTAGCGGCCCCTTGGGTTAGAAAATGGGCAGACTTAAGTGATTATAAGCGACAAGATTAA
- a CDS encoding Dam family site-specific DNA-(adenine-N6)-methyltransferase, which produces MIKKHRAFLKWAGGKYKLVDELAKHLPTGNRLIEPFVGAGSVFLNTQFDDYLLCDINQDLINLYQIVQQQPDVYIQAAKAMFVDEMNDKDAYYRIRAEFNLCSDPFIRSVYFLYMNRHGFNGLCRYNRKGGFNVPFGSYKKPYFPEAEIRYFSLKAKQATFKCISYEQAFDMANSGDVIYCDPPYAPLSTTASFTTYAGPGFSLDDQALLARHSRLIAHERNIPVLISNHDIPLTRELYRGASCSTISVQRNISPKGGSRNKVDEIMALYDHHYREEE; this is translated from the coding sequence ATGATAAAAAAGCATAGAGCCTTTCTAAAGTGGGCAGGCGGTAAATATAAGCTCGTTGATGAGCTAGCAAAACACCTTCCAACTGGAAATAGATTAATTGAGCCTTTTGTAGGGGCGGGGTCTGTATTTCTTAATACTCAGTTTGATGATTATTTGTTGTGTGATATTAACCAAGATTTAATCAATCTGTACCAAATTGTTCAGCAACAGCCTGATGTATACATTCAAGCGGCAAAAGCAATGTTTGTTGATGAGATGAATGACAAAGATGCTTACTACCGTATTCGTGCTGAATTTAATCTCTGTAGTGATCCCTTTATTCGTTCGGTATATTTTCTGTACATGAATCGACACGGCTTTAATGGGTTATGTCGATATAATCGCAAAGGTGGTTTTAATGTCCCGTTTGGTTCGTACAAAAAACCGTACTTTCCAGAAGCTGAAATTCGTTATTTCTCATTAAAAGCAAAACAAGCGACCTTTAAATGTATTAGTTACGAGCAAGCCTTTGATATGGCTAACAGCGGTGATGTTATCTATTGTGATCCACCTTATGCGCCATTATCAACAACAGCCAGTTTTACTACTTATGCAGGTCCTGGGTTTAGCTTAGATGATCAAGCTTTGCTAGCCCGTCACTCACGGTTGATTGCCCACGAGCGAAATATTCCGGTATTGATCAGTAATCATGATATTCCGTTAACGCGAGAGCTATATCGTGGTGCGTCTTGTTCAACGATTTCGGTGCAACGCAATATTAGCCCTAAAGGAGGTTCACGTAATAAAGTGGACGAAATTATGGCCTTATATGATCATCATTATCGAGAAGAAGAGTAG
- a CDS encoding DUF2970 domain-containing protein: MSIWRVFTSTVAAFFGVQTEQNRQKDFQTQSPLPFIIMGIILAIALVISLILIVSQVLR; this comes from the coding sequence ATGTCTATTTGGCGAGTGTTTACCAGTACTGTCGCTGCCTTCTTTGGCGTGCAGACAGAGCAAAACCGTCAAAAAGATTTTCAAACTCAATCTCCACTACCTTTTATCATAATGGGCATTATCTTAGCGATTGCTTTGGTTATTTCATTAATACTGATCGTCAGCCAGGTATTACGTTAA
- the rpe gene encoding ribulose-phosphate 3-epimerase — MRPFLIAPSILSADFARLGDDVKAVLDAGSDVVHFDVMDNHYVPNLTIGPMVCTALRNYGITADIDVHLMVKPVDRIIPDFAKAGASIITFHPEASEHVDRTLQLIKECGCKAGLVLNPGTPLHYLDHVMDKLDVILLMSVNPGFGGQSFIPHTLDKLRQVRALIDASGFDIRLQVDGGVKVDNIAEIAAAGADMFVAGSAIFNQPDYKVVIDQMRTELATVS; from the coding sequence ATGCGCCCATTTTTAATTGCACCCTCAATTTTGTCCGCCGATTTTGCCCGTTTAGGCGACGATGTTAAAGCCGTATTAGACGCAGGTTCAGATGTTGTTCATTTTGACGTTATGGATAATCACTATGTGCCTAATTTAACCATTGGCCCAATGGTCTGTACGGCATTGCGTAATTACGGGATTACTGCCGATATTGATGTACATTTAATGGTAAAACCCGTTGATCGTATCATTCCTGATTTTGCCAAAGCAGGCGCCTCAATAATCACTTTCCACCCTGAAGCCTCTGAACATGTTGACCGTACTTTGCAGCTCATTAAAGAATGTGGTTGTAAGGCCGGCTTGGTATTGAATCCAGGCACACCATTACACTATTTAGATCATGTTATGGATAAACTTGATGTCATTTTATTGATGTCGGTTAACCCGGGCTTTGGTGGGCAGTCATTTATTCCGCATACACTAGACAAGCTTCGCCAAGTTCGTGCTCTTATTGATGCCAGTGGTTTTGATATTCGCTTACAAGTAGATGGTGGCGTAAAGGTTGATAATATTGCAGAAATAGCCGCCGCGGGTGCAGATATGTTTGTCGCTGGCTCAGCTATCTTTAATCAACCAGATTATAAAGTTGTTATTGATCAAATGCGTACTGAGCTTGCAACAGTATCATAA
- a CDS encoding phosphoglycolate phosphatase, translated as MMKWSKIRAIAFDLDGTLIDSVPDLAAATNATLVQRQYPPVTEALVLSWVGNGAQVLMQRALSYVSAMAEDDPELQLLLEQTMPQFMHHYGEHLQKHSRLYPGVLVTLQQLKQAGFKLAIVTNKPYRFTVPLLSAFGLDGLFCEVLGGDSLAKMKPDPMPLQHLLEQWQLDESQLLMIGDSKNDILAAKAANIMSIGLTYGYNYGEDIALSHPHAVCENFADIEQYLL; from the coding sequence ATGATGAAATGGTCGAAAATTCGGGCTATTGCTTTTGATTTAGATGGAACGTTAATTGATAGCGTACCTGACTTAGCAGCGGCCACTAATGCTACATTAGTACAACGCCAATATCCTCCAGTGACCGAAGCATTAGTCCTCAGTTGGGTGGGTAATGGTGCTCAAGTGCTAATGCAACGAGCATTAAGTTATGTGTCTGCCATGGCAGAAGATGACCCAGAGCTACAGTTATTACTTGAGCAAACAATGCCTCAGTTTATGCATCATTATGGTGAGCATTTACAAAAGCATAGCCGTCTGTATCCTGGAGTATTAGTCACGTTACAACAATTAAAACAAGCAGGCTTTAAACTGGCTATTGTCACCAATAAACCTTACCGTTTTACTGTGCCATTATTAAGCGCTTTTGGTCTCGATGGTTTATTTTGCGAAGTACTTGGTGGCGATTCTCTAGCAAAAATGAAGCCCGATCCAATGCCGTTACAGCATTTACTTGAGCAGTGGCAATTGGATGAGTCGCAATTACTGATGATTGGCGATTCAAAGAATGATATTTTAGCGGCTAAAGCTGCCAATATTATGTCTATTGGCTTGACCTATGGTTACAACTACGGCGAAGATATTGCCCTAAGTCATCCCCATGCGGTATGCGAAAACTTTGCTGATATAGAGCAATACTTACTTTAA
- the trpS gene encoding tryptophan--tRNA ligase, giving the protein MTKPIVLSGAQPSGELTIGNYMGALRQWVAMQDSHDCLYCVVDLHAITVRQDPKLLREACLDTLALYLACGVDPKKSTVFIQSQVPQHTQLGWVLNCYTQMGELNRMTQFKDKSLKHANNINVGLYGYPVLMAADILLYQANEIPVGQDQKQHLELTRDIATRFNNAYGDTFTIPEPFIPEHGAKVMSLQDPLKKMSKSDDNRNNVIGLLEDPKAILKKVKKAMTDSEEPPVVRFDMEQKPGVSNLLSLMSGCTGQSIASLEAEFEGKMYGHLKVATGEAVVGMLEPLQARFKEYRADNAYLNQVMAEGAEKAQARAEVTIKKVYEKIGLIV; this is encoded by the coding sequence ATGACCAAACCCATAGTACTCAGCGGTGCGCAGCCATCAGGCGAATTAACCATAGGTAATTATATGGGTGCACTTCGTCAATGGGTTGCCATGCAAGATAGCCATGATTGCCTATATTGTGTTGTTGATTTACATGCCATTACGGTTCGCCAAGATCCTAAGTTACTGCGTGAAGCGTGTTTGGATACTTTAGCTTTGTATCTTGCCTGCGGTGTTGACCCTAAAAAAAGTACCGTGTTTATTCAGTCGCAAGTTCCGCAGCACACCCAGCTAGGTTGGGTACTAAACTGCTACACCCAAATGGGTGAACTCAACCGCATGACCCAGTTTAAAGATAAGTCGTTAAAGCATGCTAATAACATTAACGTTGGTCTATACGGTTATCCTGTACTCATGGCAGCAGATATTTTGCTTTATCAAGCCAATGAGATCCCTGTTGGGCAAGACCAAAAGCAACACTTAGAATTGACCCGTGATATTGCGACCCGTTTTAATAATGCTTATGGCGACACATTTACTATCCCAGAACCGTTTATTCCTGAGCATGGTGCTAAGGTGATGTCACTGCAAGACCCGCTTAAGAAGATGTCCAAGTCAGATGACAATCGTAATAATGTGATTGGTTTACTTGAAGATCCTAAAGCGATTTTAAAGAAAGTGAAAAAAGCCATGACCGATAGCGAAGAGCCACCAGTTGTGCGTTTTGATATGGAACAAAAACCTGGGGTATCTAATCTGCTGAGTTTAATGTCAGGTTGTACTGGCCAGTCAATCGCTTCTTTAGAAGCTGAGTTTGAAGGCAAAATGTACGGTCATTTAAAAGTGGCTACCGGTGAAGCGGTTGTTGGCATGTTAGAACCATTACAAGCTCGTTTTAAAGAGTATCGTGCCGATAATGCCTATCTAAACCAAGTCATGGCAGAAGGGGCTGAGAAAGCTCAAGCTCGTGCAGAAGTCACCATTAAAAAAGTGTATGAAAAAATTGGTTTGATTGTATAA
- a CDS encoding LysR substrate-binding domain-containing protein: MRKLPPLRALQIFEAAARHAHFSRAATELCITQSAVSHQVRLLEAYFGERLFSREGRQLCLTSKGNVLYHELERIFNELNDLSMQITGDSNDQLRLAVYSSFAIKWLIPRLSDFHRLHPQIKIRLDMITDDPLMSDSTADMFITGQSGQPGYVHRMLHQERLIPVISPALLIADDSAHSILRQYALLTVDEGPMGFDWERWLNVNNISMPATQQQHVFSHVLLAIEAAIAGQGIALASDFMVERDISKGALVALDLPAMLTGFEFNFSCKERRLKEPAIAAFVQWLTKK; the protein is encoded by the coding sequence ATGCGCAAACTACCACCACTAAGGGCATTACAAATATTTGAAGCGGCTGCAAGACATGCTCATTTCTCTCGCGCAGCAACGGAGCTGTGCATTACCCAAAGTGCGGTATCACATCAAGTGAGGCTACTTGAAGCGTATTTTGGTGAACGATTATTCAGCCGTGAAGGTAGACAGCTATGCTTAACCAGTAAAGGTAACGTGCTTTATCATGAGCTGGAACGAATATTTAATGAGCTAAATGATTTGAGTATGCAAATTACTGGCGACAGTAATGACCAACTACGTTTAGCGGTATATAGCTCATTTGCTATTAAGTGGCTTATTCCTCGCTTAAGCGACTTCCATCGGCTGCATCCACAAATTAAAATTCGCTTGGACATGATAACCGACGACCCACTGATGAGTGATAGTACTGCAGACATGTTTATCACTGGACAAAGCGGCCAACCAGGATATGTACATCGGATGTTACACCAAGAACGATTAATCCCAGTAATTAGCCCTGCGTTGTTAATAGCCGATGATTCAGCACACAGTATATTGCGTCAGTATGCTTTACTTACCGTTGATGAAGGGCCTATGGGCTTTGACTGGGAGCGCTGGTTAAACGTCAATAACATCAGTATGCCTGCTACCCAACAGCAACACGTATTTAGTCATGTATTACTAGCCATTGAAGCGGCTATTGCCGGCCAAGGCATCGCGCTGGCATCTGATTTTATGGTAGAACGAGATATTAGTAAGGGAGCACTGGTAGCGCTGGATTTACCTGCGATGTTAACGGGCTTTGAATTCAATTTTAGCTGTAAAGAACGACGGTTAAAGGAACCTGCTATCGCCGCATTTGTGCAATGGTTAACCAAAAAATAA
- a CDS encoding DMT family transporter, with protein MKSTIAIGMMLLVVGNLFSAMYDVSIKWLPEGSSAATFLLVRQFTSILMLLPLWFAAKKPISRHIKVHLVRANTGAIGAVCLIMGLIALPIATVSSLFYSAPLMIVLMGFLFLKETVTAAHWSAATLGFIGIIILLRPSEINWFGIAVLISAFMFAINQLALRKLPSTESPIVTLMLYNLLSMPLVLVMVLAQGIEAISWSLVAIAVSSNVFLLAYQWFCALAYRQAQASQIVVAEYTGLLFCVFFGWLFFDEWLDGLSLVGAGFIVLPSLIIPWIQAKRSQKKFIEQNAG; from the coding sequence ATGAAATCTACAATAGCGATTGGCATGATGTTATTGGTGGTCGGAAACCTTTTTAGTGCGATGTATGATGTTTCTATCAAATGGCTGCCAGAGGGCAGCAGCGCGGCAACGTTTTTATTAGTTAGGCAGTTCACATCAATATTAATGCTGTTGCCACTATGGTTTGCCGCTAAAAAACCAATCAGTCGCCATATAAAGGTGCACTTAGTGCGAGCTAATACTGGCGCTATTGGAGCTGTATGCTTAATTATGGGCTTAATTGCGCTACCTATCGCCACTGTAAGCTCGTTGTTTTATTCGGCGCCGTTAATGATTGTGCTAATGGGCTTTTTATTTTTAAAAGAAACCGTAACGGCCGCCCATTGGTCAGCAGCTACTTTGGGATTTATTGGCATTATTATTTTACTACGCCCAAGTGAGATTAACTGGTTTGGAATAGCGGTACTCATCTCTGCATTTATGTTTGCGATTAATCAGTTAGCGCTACGTAAATTACCCAGTACAGAAAGTCCTATCGTCACGCTAATGCTTTATAATTTGCTCAGTATGCCATTAGTTTTGGTGATGGTGTTGGCTCAGGGCATAGAGGCGATTAGTTGGTCTTTAGTGGCTATTGCGGTGTCGAGTAATGTATTTTTATTGGCGTATCAGTGGTTTTGCGCGTTAGCTTATCGCCAAGCACAAGCCAGCCAAATAGTGGTGGCGGAATATACTGGACTATTATTTTGTGTCTTTTTTGGTTGGTTGTTTTTTGATGAATGGCTTGATGGTTTAAGTTTGGTTGGGGCTGGGTTTATTGTGTTGCCGTCGCTGATTATCCCGTGGATACAAGCAAAAAGATCCCAAAAAAAATTCATCGAGCAAAATGCAGGATGA
- a CDS encoding BON domain-containing protein translates to MIKRVLIISALALLQGCAGAVMVGAVSGAKMVNDERSMGTQISDTNTDFVIASALSKHDDLNNQTNIAAIVMNNNVLMIGQAPNSMLRDKAIKVVQDLQIGGKIHNQIRIGTPTSFTTRSNDTWVTTKVKGRMLNEKSLDITRVKVITENGEVFLLGLIDRKQADLAVDIARNTAGVRKVIKVFEYTES, encoded by the coding sequence ATGATAAAACGGGTACTCATCATCTCAGCTCTGGCATTGTTGCAGGGGTGTGCTGGTGCCGTCATGGTTGGCGCCGTTAGCGGAGCCAAGATGGTAAATGACGAGCGTAGCATGGGTACTCAAATCAGTGATACTAATACTGATTTTGTTATTGCTAGCGCATTATCAAAACATGATGACCTGAATAATCAAACTAATATCGCAGCAATTGTGATGAACAATAATGTGTTGATGATAGGCCAGGCGCCTAATTCAATGCTACGCGATAAAGCCATTAAAGTGGTACAAGATTTACAAATTGGCGGTAAAATACATAACCAAATTCGTATTGGTACGCCAACATCATTTACCACTCGCAGCAACGACACTTGGGTTACCACCAAAGTGAAAGGCCGCATGTTAAATGAAAAATCACTCGATATTACTCGAGTGAAAGTGATTACTGAAAACGGCGAAGTCTTTTTACTTGGGCTTATTGACCGCAAGCAAGCTGATTTGGCAGTTGATATCGCGCGAAATACTGCAGGTGTTCGTAAAGTGATTAAGGTGTTTGAATACACTGAATCTTAA